The Oceanispirochaeta sp. M1 genome segment CGGATATCCCCATTTCAGTAGATACAAGAAAATCGGCTGTTGCCCGTGGGGCTCTCGATCTGGGAGCAAACATAATAAACGATATATCAGCACTCCGGGATGACCCGGAGATGACAGCACTGGCTGCCGAAAGGGACTGTCCGGTCTGTCTGATGCATATGCAGGGAAAACCTGAAACCATGCAGAAAAGTCCGGAATATGATTCAGTTGTGGATGAAGTTCTGAATTTTCTACTTGCAGCTGCGGCATCTGCGGAAAAGGCCGGTGTCAGAAAGGAAAATATTATTCTGGATCCCGGTATCGGGTTTGGTAAGCGTCTTGAAGATAATCTGGCTCTTATACGAAATATAGGCCGTTTTTCAGATACAGGCTATTCCATACTGATGGGACTGTCCCGTAAATCTTTTATAGGACAGATTCTGGATCTTGAAGCCGATGATAGACTTATAGGCTCATTGACGGCAAATGGATTCTGTGCCTCTCAGGGAACAGATATTCTGCGTGTTCATGATGTGAAGGAAACAGTTCAGATGCTTTCTGTACTGCAGGAGATTTTATGGAAGGACTGATAAACAGCTGGGTTTTACGGGAACTGATCAGTCCAGCAATCGATATAGGATTGCTGGCCTTCCTGATTTATAAAGCTTACAACGTTATGGAGGAGACCCAGGCTATTCAGCTGCTTAAGGGTGCCTCCCTTCTGGCACTGGTCTATGTTGCTGCCTGGTTCCTTCAATTAAGCACTCTCCTCTGGATACTGAATCTTCTTGCCCCTGGACTCTTTATCGGTGTGGCTATCGTTTTTCAGCCGGAGCTGAGAAGTATATTCACCCGTATCGGGCAGAGAGATTTTTTCCGGCTTCAGACCAGAACCCGTTCACTTCAGATGGATTCAATTCTGGGTGCTGCGGAAGTTCTTTCAGGACAGAAGAGGGGAGCCCTTGTGGTCTTCTCCCGTAATGTGGGGCTCAAGAATATTATCGATACAGGGACCAAGCTGAATGCAGACCTGACATCTGCCCTGATAATTACAATCTTCGGTCATGATACACCCCTTCACGACGGTGCTCTTGTTATTCAGAACGGTGAAATTGTGTCGGCGGGATGTTTTCTTCCTCTCTCACGGCAGGCGGATATCAGGAGGAGTTTCGGTACCCGTCACAGAGCCGCACTCGGACTTGCTGAAGAGACGGATGCTGTGGTTCTGGTTGTTTCTGAAGAGACCGGTGCTCTGTCATTGGCCTATGATTCTCATATCTTTTATGCATTGACACTGGATGAGGTCCGTTTCAGACTCAGACAGCTCCTGAACCTGCGGGAAAATCCCAATGAAGACGGGGGGGGGAAGAGTTCGTGAAAAAAGGTTTTTTTCAGATTATTTTTGACCGCTGGCTGGCCAAAATTCTCTCCATTCTGGCAGCAGTTCTTCTCTCTATGTTCTATCAGATCAGCAATCTTGAAGAGCGCTATTTCAATATCCCTCTGCAGATTTATACCAATGAAGGTTTCTCTGCAAGCGGTACATACCCTCACAGTGTGAGAGTTAACCTCAGGGGCAGTGAAGAGATGATCTATTCCATTCTTGATAATGACCTTTCTGCTGTAGCGGATTTTACGGCCTATGAGAATGAAGGTTCCTTTAAGGTCCCTATCAAGATTCAGTTTAATTCATCCTACGGTTATCAAAGTGAAACAATGGAAATAAATTTGGAGCCATCTGAAATCGCAATCTTCCAGGAGAAGAAAGTGACGAGAAGCCTGGAAATCCTGCCGTCACTCACTCAGTTCCCGCCCAACGGCTATGAGCTGATTCAGTACTTTGTCTCTCCAACCTATGTCACTGTACAGGGGCCGGAATCCCAGCTTAGTGATATTCACAGTATTAAAACCGAGGAGATTGATCTTTCCGGGCGTTATGATGATTTTAATGTCAGCTCCCGCCTTCTCCCTCCCGGTGACAATGTCACATTTCCCGGTGGAAATACAGTTGAATTCCGGGGTGTTGTGGATGAGGCGATTATTGTACAGAATCTTACCAATCTGGAAATTGTCTCTGTAGATCTGGCTTCCGATTTTATCATCTCCCAGAATCTCCCTGAAATGTCTATTACAGTGCAGGGCAGTCAGCTTCTCCTTGAACAGCTGCGGCCCCGGGATCTTCATTTTTCTCTGGACTGTTCAAAAATTATTGTTCCAGGCACTTATACTATGCCCGTACATGTTGATACTCCCGAGGGTGTGGCGGTA includes the following:
- the folP gene encoding dihydropteroate synthase, encoding MIHKDKHPLVMGIINCTPDSFYSSSRKQGLIEVLDQAREMVSDGADILDIGGESTRPGSSFVSLEEELERVLPLIEGIRKETDIPISVDTRKSAVARGALDLGANIINDISALRDDPEMTALAAERDCPVCLMHMQGKPETMQKSPEYDSVVDEVLNFLLAAAASAEKAGVRKENIILDPGIGFGKRLEDNLALIRNIGRFSDTGYSILMGLSRKSFIGQILDLEADDRLIGSLTANGFCASQGTDILRVHDVKETVQMLSVLQEILWKD
- the cdaA gene encoding diadenylate cyclase CdaA, giving the protein MEGLINSWVLRELISPAIDIGLLAFLIYKAYNVMEETQAIQLLKGASLLALVYVAAWFLQLSTLLWILNLLAPGLFIGVAIVFQPELRSIFTRIGQRDFFRLQTRTRSLQMDSILGAAEVLSGQKRGALVVFSRNVGLKNIIDTGTKLNADLTSALIITIFGHDTPLHDGALVIQNGEIVSAGCFLPLSRQADIRRSFGTRHRAALGLAEETDAVVLVVSEETGALSLAYDSHIFYALTLDEVRFRLRQLLNLRENPNEDGGGKSS
- a CDS encoding YbbR-like domain-containing protein; translated protein: MKKGFFQIIFDRWLAKILSILAAVLLSMFYQISNLEERYFNIPLQIYTNEGFSASGTYPHSVRVNLRGSEEMIYSILDNDLSAVADFTAYENEGSFKVPIKIQFNSSYGYQSETMEINLEPSEIAIFQEKKVTRSLEILPSLTQFPPNGYELIQYFVSPTYVTVQGPESQLSDIHSIKTEEIDLSGRYDDFNVSSRLLPPGDNVTFPGGNTVEFRGVVDEAIIVQNLTNLEIVSVDLASDFIISQNLPEMSITVQGSQLLLEQLRPRDLHFSLDCSKIIVPGTYTMPVHVDTPEGVAVLKYNPREISVSFSKRSEQQ